In Candidatus Poribacteria bacterium, one genomic interval encodes:
- a CDS encoding HEAT repeat domain-containing protein, translating to MPKKRAKNKYQKRQQRRGENRLRGDKIDLYLSMAYSDDPEDRIAAMDNLCPCHVRRRIDAVWEALYRGLQDSDINVRKAAWHTLDDGGRPNDPQLQPILEKIAKKETDPKLRQRAIDLIQSARQLADKHQELAAQKADYFRGKCDWCGEANVQVTYDYETEFDGIGGQKRFALMCPDCADVSR from the coding sequence ATGCCGAAGAAACGAGCGAAGAATAAATATCAGAAGAGACAGCAACGTCGAGGCGAAAACCGTTTGCGCGGCGACAAAATTGATCTTTACCTTTCGATGGCATATTCGGATGATCCGGAGGACAGAATAGCTGCGATGGATAATCTTTGTCCCTGCCATGTTCGCAGACGGATTGATGCTGTGTGGGAGGCGCTATACCGTGGGCTTCAAGATTCCGACATCAATGTTCGCAAAGCAGCGTGGCATACCCTCGACGATGGCGGACGACCAAATGATCCACAGTTACAGCCAATTCTTGAAAAGATTGCAAAGAAAGAGACGGATCCCAAGCTGCGCCAACGCGCAATTGATCTCATCCAGTCCGCGAGACAGTTAGCTGATAAACATCAAGAATTGGCAGCACAGAAGGCAGACTATTTTCGTGGCAAATGTGATTGGTGTGGTGAGGCAAACGTGCAGGTCACTTATGATTATGAGACAGAGTTTGATGGCATTGGTGGACAAAAAAGATTTGCTTTGATGTGCCCTGATTGTGCTGATGTATCACGTTAA